GAAGCATTGGCGAAATTTTCCGATAACATAGGCACTGTTTCCTCGAAAACTATTGAAGTACAAGAGGTAGAGATGGGCGAAAGTGATGACCAGCTTAAAACTAGCTTACGCTCTACGGTGgaaaaaacatttcaaGAACTTTCTTCCAAAAGGAAACGTACAAAGTTACAACCTAAATGGGCGACTGACGATGCTGTGAGTCAGCTCTTGCAAGCTACTCCTTCTACTATCttagaaaatttggaaaCAGAAAGCACTACGTCTTTCTTCCCGTCCCCTgaaaattcttcttttgtatTATGTCTTCATAAGGATGAACTTTTATGTCTAGATATCCAATCCAACAGTActctcaaaatttttgaaggatCAGCTTTAGCGTGTTGTTGGTTGACTTCTTCCAAGATTGCTGTCGCTACTGCTGATGccatttcaatttttgaatttcctGTTTCCTCATCTGGTTTACAAAGTGTGGGTGAACCTACTTCGTCCATTCCTATAGACGAAAAGGTGAACTTCCTTCAAGCTCATCCAAGTGGGGAATATTTATTAGCAGCATCAAACGAAAAGTGTTATATTTTCTCCCTGAAATCCCAGGTTTATAATATCACCGTTGCTCAACACATTACATCTCTTGCTGTACATCCGGACGGTAACCTCTTTGTCGCTGGGTTAGAGAATGGCGAGTTACGCTTTTTTGAGACTTCCTCGGGAAATGAGCTTACAAAATTTGGACCACATTCAAGTCCAGTTAAAACATTACAATTTGGTGAAAACGGTTATTGGCTTGTAGTAACAACTAATGATGACTCTGACATTTTCATTTGGGACTTAAGAAAATCTGAGcttgttcaaaaaataccCCTACAAACCAAAGTCGCAGCAGTGTCATTAGATATTACTAGTCAACTTTTGGTAAGTTCGGATGGGGAGACTCTCTATGTACATATTTATGTCAAATCTTCAAAGTCTTGGAGATGTATGAGTCAAACCCATGTTTCCTCTATTTCTAATTTGGTTTGGTTAAATGAGTTACACCAGTTGTTGTTTAGTACTTCAAATGGAGCCATTCTCCGGTTGGGTTAACCCAATTTTTAATCCTTTAATTATGTGCTCCTCCATTAGGCTTTTCGTATTTAGTAAGATTTTGGCTCTTTAACTTAAGTGATTTCCTTcataatgaaatatttaggcaaactattatttttcaGATAGATgtatcattaaattttgacATTTGGTTTAATTggcaaaaaataatttatgtGAGTTAACTCAAGTGTCAGAAACAGTGGGAGCCTCAGTTGTTTCTGATGCTTCTGGTTCAATTAAACTGACTTCCAGTAAATGATTTTGTAGTTTAGTAAGAGTTCTTTTAACTTTCTCAAGATCAGGCTCGCTGTAATCGACAGTCGGAAAAGACGTGGAAAGAGAATTAGTGAGCCAATATGATTTAATTTGTCGAGAAACATCCAGTAACTGTTCTACCGCGCGAACCATGGACACAGTATGGCATTCAATCTGGTAAACCTCTGGTGCTACCGTATATTTATCTTTGCCTTCATTTATAGCAATATCCAGTATGTCTTGAAACCTTGACAAAATAGTTAGTGTAGCATTGTCAATAGACGAATTTAAAGTATTAGTTCGCTGAACTAGCTGCCGTTGGAAACTGTCTGAAGACATACTAGCTTTTaatgagaaaaaagaggcaaataaatgaaaaagcaGGAAAAGAatctaaaattaaattattgagATTTACAAGacaatatatttaataattaaaaacttgaaaataaagTGATTGAAAAGATTCGAACGTTGTTGCCCTAATAAGACCCAGCTCTTTTTGCATGTAAATGGAAGTACGAAGGTAGAGGCTTTCTTGGCCCACCACATCTTACATTCAACTATTGATTATCATTTATTCTGCCGCAAttataatttgttttaatctttgaaaaactGAAACTTAATATTTAAGTTCTTTTTAGTTCTAACTGGTCTTCTTATAAAATGTCAGGAACAGGTTTCCGATATGGGCTAAAtgttatgaaaaaaaagaagcccAATGAATCCTCAAATCGTATAACCTTTACAGAAGACGATTCTTCATCCTCGGAACAAGAACATGCACCTATTCCCAATAGCTTCAGTTCACAAATAACTGCTGCTAGCGATGCAAGTAAAGATGACAATTACGATGCTTCAAGTAAGAGAAATTACAAATGAATTCTATGACTAACTGACTTAGTTTATGGCTTTGACGAATTTTATGACAGTATGAAAAGTGCAGAGAGGGAGCAAATGGAGTTAAAGCGACTCGAATCTAAGGATCGTCGACCGAAGTATATGGAAAATCTAATAGAATCTgcaaagaaaaggaaaagagaTTTACTTTTGGCTCGCGAAAGAGCtctcttaaaaaaaaatgagctCGAAGGTGATGATGCAActgaaaaatttgtaacCAGTAGTTACAAGAAGCATCGTGAAGAAGTACAAAAAGCAATAGAAGATCGTAAAGAAGAGGATGAGAAATCAATTACTGATACGACTACTGGAATGAAAGATTTTTATGCTTCCATGTTAGACCGTCAAGAAAAGATTCACCAGGCAGCTGTGGAAGGAGttcaaaattcaaagaaaacCGGGGCTGAAATAGGAGATGCTATGAAAGGACAAGATACTCTTGGTAGTGATAATTTAATCCTAGAGgctaaaaagaaaggacTGAAATTGGAATTGAATGATAATAATGAGATAGTAGATCAACGTCAAATCTTGACTGCTGGACTGAATATTCGAAAATCATCTGCTAACAATTCAATGAGGGATGATAAGAAACGGAATCATAAGTCAAGCTATAAACGGTCACTTTCTCCATCGACTAGGTATCATCAAGATCGCCCAGATAAACGCCATGGGACATACTCACTAGAGGAAATTGACAAACAACgaaaagaatttgaaaatcgACAACGTCTCcagaaagaaaaggaatttcaaaaatcaagAGAAGCTGCGTTAAAAATACACGCAAGTCGCAATACTACAGAAACTCAAGTACAATCTGCGCGAGAACGTTATTTgcaacgaaaaaaaaaagctgcTACGAACCCTTAAATCATCTTTTTAATGTTatgtatatttatatttaatctAAACCTTTGTACATTATTTAGTCAATAGCATAACCTGCCTTCGTCGCAATTGTAATCAATAGGTAAAGGATGAATGAAACAGAAGCGGCAATACATGAAAtgccaaaagaaaacaaaaggcTCCTTTGATAAGTCGTCGATGCTCATAAAATCAAccatttatttcaaaattcgctcgaattttttatataaatatgCAATCAGATCGCTTCACGCAACGGAATTGAAAAGACAAGCAGTCTATTTTGCCATGATTCTCTGTACAAAGTCATAATAGTCAAAGCTTCCAGAATTAGTAGGATCGGCCTCTTGCACCATCAATTGTACTTCGTTATCTGAAAGCTTCTCACCTAACGTTTTCATATAATCGGCAAATTTAGCGGTTTCGATATAACCACTATTGTCCTTGTCGAAAACTCTAAATGCTTTTATATATTCTTCCTCTGATTCTGTTTCCCTTAATTTGTTGGAAACAAAGctcataaattttttttcatcaatggCATCGCCTAATTCATTAGAAAGCTTTGCTAATTCGGCATCAGTAACATTGATTCCGAGACTTCTCAAAACGGAACCCACATGACTCGTAGGAATCAAACCGTCTTTGTCGATATCATAAAGGACAAATGCCTCTTTCATTTCATCGGTTTGTTCTTTGGAGGCAGGCATATTGTTTGCTCAAATaacgtaaacaaaagcTAAAGCAGGCGATAAACGTGACAAGGAAAtagttttataaaaaaagggaaataGCTTGAATTCAAGAGCTATTATAAATCAAAGTTAAAGCACAGAAACaatgattttgtttgagGTAAATGATTTATGAAGTTGGTGGAGTCCATCTATCCTGTCAAACATCCTTTATTTGTTACCTCTCTCCACTAAAGTAACGGGTTTGCTGGACTGGTGCGGGCTAAGAATGCTATTAATggatatatttatattcaGAGTATGTATTACCTTTATATACTAATATATATTCCCTTATTGAGTATTATCTTTATAAGACAATatgattaaataaatgtgtATAAATAAATGGCTGGCTCACAATAGCAAATGACTATAATCAACTTACATAAtaagattattttttcaactagGAAAACTCCACAAGAagtaacttttttaaatggaAATCGGTTCCTTCTTTAATAATCTAAATGTTGAGTAACTTAGGTTTCAACGCTACCTTTTCTTCCTTGTCTGTGACAGTTGATACTTGAGCTATCCtcataattttattatatgaTCTTAATTGGTAAAGTAACGTAACACATATTGTAATATGAAGGTACTATGAAAAtgcttttgaaataaaagcGTCAAGTGCGAAAACGTAACACCGGCTACTTCAAACTCGAGgtttttccttttattaTCTGTACTGGATTTTAGatttctctttctcttATGCTTTATGATACAACGTAGAAAAGCACATTTAATGCAGCGTAATATTTGTTCGCTGTATATTACTTTACGAAATCGAAGGAGTTAACTGTCTATGAGCTTCGCAAAATTcttgttttgtttacgtATTTGCGAAATTTAGataaaaattgaaggaAACAAGTATTTTGAAACTCTTATGTTaataaatctttatttcataaaattctgaaacttgaaaaactGCTctgattttgttaaaatttttgatatattATAGCACTTTGGAAACTGTATCGACTTGCCTAAACATGAAGATCGATAAAGCCATATTTACTAATCAATTTGGAGTTCCTCTTCCATCTGACAATCCTTATGTTGCATTACACGATTTCGTGTATGATTTAGAAGTAGCCATTCCAGAAGACGAATTTGAAGCATTTAAAGAACAATTGGCAAATCCTAGAAATTCTTGCATGTGAAGTTCGGGAAAGCataagtaaaaaagataGTATATTTCAAACTTACGAAATGCTTCAAGAGCTTAAAGATGGTCAAAGTAGCCTCAGAGAAGATCTGAATCATCTTAGCCATGGTCAAAATgttctcaaaaaaaatatggtTTATTTGAATGGAACATTTGAGTGCATTAGTAACGTTATTAGAGCCAATAACCAGATACTGATGCTAGAATTTGGAAAGTCGAATCGGAAGTAAACGAATTGAAAGTCTCAGCTCAAAGATCCGAAGAAATTCTCAATTATAAGTCTGCCAAACAAATGaattcaaatttatctACCATATACAGGGTTCTCCCTCTGATAAAGATATTCCTGATGAATATCAGAAATTGCCTTAACTGAAAGCTATATCAAGGATTGTTGTGGTTTGTCACATTTTTGACGAGAATTATTTCATAAggtttatttaaaaaggaacTAGAAAGATTTGGATGAATTTgttatgaaaaataaagcttATGATTGTTTGTGGAACATCAATAAGGCACTTCAAAAGCACCGAATAACCTCAAAATCTAGCTCTTATCAATCTTAAAGgcaattttttactgtttaAATCATCttgaatattttcttatatTTCCTTTCAACGATTTAGCATAGTTAATTATCATCACTCAACCAAATTTCTTTAGCATTATAAACAAGCCATTGCGAAGTGTGTTTTGTCCTTGGAATTTAATGGATTAACTGTTagcatttattttatttttttctaaatttctGAGTTTTCTTACTTTTGTTGTCTATAATGATCAAAACACAAGGTTTGAGTTAATAtactaatatttttcttttaccaATTTATACATTGTAATAAGATAGGTTGTAAGATTTAAAGCGAGCTTTTGATTTCAATTGAATACAAATTCGCCAAGCCGTTATAAATTTacatttaaagaaaacagtTACATGGATTACTATCAAtgaaatagtaaaaaatactCGATTGGAAAACTTGGCCTTTTGGAAAGCAATTtaatgcattttttaatacatttGCAAATAAGGATCAATAGCAAAATATAACGAATTTTAAAGATGCATAAGTATTCATCGCTAACTTTTGGTAGTCACGATAACTACTGGCGAAACAATTTTCTGACGCCCGCCAATATCGCTGGATCGAGGATTGTTCATTCACCTGCGTTCTGCGATTgtattattgaaaaaatgacGGACACTCATCCAGGAGTTGATTTTATGATCAAGCCTGAGGCTACTTCTGCTTCTAAAATTGATACCGCTGAGTGGCCATTGCTCTTGAAAAACTTTGACAAGTTGCTCGTTCGTACTGGTCATTATACACCTATTCCCTGTGGTAATAACCCTTTGAAACGTCCAATTGCGGAATATGTTTCTTCAGGTGTCATCAATTTAGACAAACCGGCTAATCCATCTTCTCATGAGGTTGTTGCCTgggttaaaaaaattcttcgTGTTGAAAAAACTGGTCACAGTGGAACTTTGGATCCCAAAGTTACCGGATGTTTGATCATTTGCAATGACAGAGCCACCCGTTTGGTCAAATCTCAGCAGAGTGCCGGTAAAGAGTACGTTTGCGTTTTACGTCTTCACGACTCAGTTGAGGGTGAGCGTAATGTTGCTTCTGCCATCGAGACTCTTACCGGTGCTTTGTTTCAGCGTCCTCCTTTAATTTCAGCTGTCAAGCGTCAGTTGCGTATTCGTAGTATCTATGAATCCAAGTTGATTGAGTTTGACAATGAGAGAAACCTTGCCGTTTTTTGGGCTAGCTGTGAAGCAGGTACTTACATGCGTACTCTTTGCGTACATCTCGGTCTTCTTCTTGGTGTTGGAGGCCATATGCAAGAACTTCGTCGTGTTCGTTCTGGTTGCCTTTCGGAAAATGATGATATTGTCACCATGCACGATGTCTTAGATGCTCAATGGATTTATGATAACACTCGTGATGAATCTTATTTACGTCGTGTTATCCGTCCATTGGAATCTCTCCTCGTAGGCTATAAGAGAATTGTGGTAAAGGATAGTGCCGTCAATGCCATTTGCTATGGTGCAAAACTTATGATACCTGGTTTACTTCGTTACGAAGCTGGTATTGAAGTTAACGAAGAGATTGTCCTTATTACTACCAAGGGTGAAGCTATCGCTGTGGGTATTGCACAAATGTCTACCGTCGAGCTTTCGACTTGTGATCATGGTGTTGTTGCCAAGGTTAAGCGTTGTATTATGGAGAGAGATGTGTATCCTAGACGTTGGGGTTTGGGCCCTCAAAgtatgaaaaagaaaactttgaagaaagaaggaaaacTTGATAAATACGGACGTCCTAATGAAAACACACCCGCGGATTGGTCTAAATCTTATATTGACTACTCTGATCCTAATGCAGAGGTTGCAAAGCCTGCTCCAGTTGTTGCGCCTGCAGCACCTACTGTTGAAGCTGAAGTCAATGGAGTCGAAGACAGCAAGAAGCGCAAATCGGTAGAATCATCTGAGAAGGATGAGGATGAAGCTGCTAAGAAAGAGGAAAAACGGCGGAAAAAGGAAGCTaagaaggagaagaaggaaaagaaggagaaaaaagaaaaaaaggagaagaagaagaagtcTGAGTAAAATGCCCTAAATATCGTTCGTTTCTTCTACTGAATTTGGTCATTTTACAGTTTGGGTTTGTTATAAAGGGTTTTAAGCACAAAATCCCTTATTCCGAGATCCTATAAGTTTTTGAGATACCGTTTGAGGGTTAAGAAAGAAAGCGAAGTTTCAaccttttgcttttttgaCTTGTTGTTTTGGATATTAGCTTGTGAAAacttaaataatttatcgCTATAGCCCTAATGACAATTACAATGCACATCCGCAGTTTCCTTAGAATTAAGCATGATTGTTTGATATTTAGCAATTCACTTTGTTTCCGATAGAAAGCGCATTGTCTTCGGCATTTGGATAATAAtattatcttttctttgaaaagaatatgTTTATACTGTTTTCCTTTTAGTATTTTagtatgtatatatttgaTCAAATTAATGTACTTAGATTGGTAATATGTGTATCTGAGCTTATTCCTCGTTATAGTATGTTAGGTACGAAGGCACTATAATGCCACACAGATTCTCGTGGACGACCATCTCGAAGCCATTGGATTTGGCTAAGTTCAGCTATTCCGTTGATCGTTTGCAATGTTTAGGTCACTGGCAAAGTTAAGATGCTTTGCCAGTTCGTTGGGATTATCTTCgcataaaaatatcaaaagtGTACCGTTGATTCGAAATATCCATTATATTCCTGATAATCCCTCTTATTTTACGCAAAACGCTAGGTTTAATGAAATCTATTTGCATTTGGAAAACATCCTTAAGTTTGCACCTAAAATCATAGCTGCTGAGGAAGACGTTCCGAAGTAAAGTGGAAAACGTTAGAGCAGTATCAAAAAGAGTTTTCTGATCCCAAAACAACTAAAGTTGGCTATCGAAAAATTACTCGTTTacttaatgaattaaacgAAATTGTTCCTGAGTATCGTACTGAAGCAGTGCAAAAAGCGCTTGAGAAGTTTATTCGCCCAGACATTGTCGTGAAAACCACATTAAAAAGCCAAATGcttgatgaaaatggaaTGAGTATTACcaaaggaaaaaggaaatcgAGCAAAGCTACTGTAAAGATGCTTCCGGGAACCGGAAAATTTTATGTGAATGGGAGTCCATTTGATGTCTACTTTCAAAGAATGGTTCATCGAAAACACGCTGTTTATCCACTTGCGGCCTGCAATCGCTTAACAAATTACAATGTTTGGGCTACAGTCCATGGAGGCGGCCCAACTGGACAGTCTGGTGCTGTTCACGCTGCTATCTCGAAGTCTCTCATACTTCAAGAGCCTTCGTTGAAGCAGGTCATTAAAGACACGCACTGTGTTTTGAATGACAAACGGAAAGTCGAACGTAAGAAAACAGGTCAACCTAAAGCAAGGAAGAAATACACATGGGTCAAGCGTTAATttatctttgtttttacaGATGTACGAATTAAtctatcttttttatacaaaagTTACACTTATCTGTCAGTCATTTCAAAAGTTCAGCATAAAATCTGATATTCTTATATAAGAATGCAAGTTATACGAGTTTCGGTCATTTCGTCTTCTACTACACAGCGAGGAAAAAACTTATGAGTTACTACTCTAATGTCattaatacaatttttttacaacttTTTACAGTATATTTCAGAATAATGTTGATCTACCCTTTGCcatgaaattttgtatatgCACGCTTCTTCAAGCATTAGATCTGGATTAAACATATAAAATCTCAAAACAGAACCTGCTAACCAGAATAATTAAGGAAAGAATTTTAAGGTGACACAATGCATTTCTGATTTCTTCTAGTCGTTTCATTGAAAAGTAGAGCCcctttttcatatttatttatgtaTTGTtcttatttacttttctagTGTTTAGTTTGTTAACCAGAACAATCGGGTTGCCAGGACAACAACATTTTTTGTCCAATTTGAGCTCGTTATTTGTACATAAAATTTCAGGCCCTTTACAATTCTTTCTCTCCCAACATCTTAGTAGCTATGTCTGTAGGAACCGTTTACGGAAAAATTGGCTCTCCTCGCGTCCTTTTCTGTGTCAGCGTTGCCGCAGTCGCAGGTGTCGAGGTCGAACATGTTGATGTTCAACCTCACAACTTCCCTGCTGATCTCGCTGCGAAGTTCCCTTTGCAAAAGATGCCCGTCTTTGTTGGAAAGGATGGATTCCCTTTGTCTGAGACCCTTGCCATCGCTTTTTACTGTAAGTAGCAAAATCCTGTAAACTCCATGTTGACGATAATATCGTATGGTGCTTCGAACTTCTTCAGAGAGTAGTCAATGTTACGGTACTTTGTAACTTTGTATGATgatactatttttttttacagtTATCCCTGTCTAAAGCATAGTGTTGAGAATGGTAAATCTGAATAATCTTGTTAATAtgaagaaaggaaaaagcCCACGATATTAATTTATCCaaatagattttttgaataacgaaataatttcttttgttgaTCATTGACCTGTTTTACTAATTGTCAATTTTAGTGGCATCTCTCAACAAGACTCGTGCTTTGAACG
This portion of the Schizosaccharomyces pombe strain 972h- genome assembly, chromosome: I genome encodes:
- the prp19 gene encoding Prp19 complex subunit, ubiquitin-protein ligase E4 Prp19; the protein is MFCSISGETPKEPVISRVSGNVYEKRLIEQVIRETSKDPVTQQECTLEDLVPVKVPDFVRPRPPSATSLPALLSLFQEEWDSVALEQFELRRNLTETKQELSTALYSLDAALRVISRLTKERDEAREALAKFSDNIGTVSSKTIEVQEVEMGESDDQLKTSLRSTVEKTFQELSSKRKRTKLQPKWATDDAVSQLLQATPSTILENLETESTTSFFPSPENSSFVLCLHKDELLCLDIQSNSTLKIFEGSALACCWLTSSKIAVATADAISIFEFPVSSSGLQSVGEPTSSIPIDEKVNFLQAHPSGEYLLAASNEKCYIFSLKSQVYNITVAQHITSLAVHPDGNLFVAGLENGELRFFETSSGNELTKFGPHSSPVKTLQFGENGYWLVVTTNDDSDIFIWDLRKSELVQKIPLQTKVAAVSLDITSQLLVSSDGETLYVHIYVKSSKSWRCMSQTHVSSISNLVWLNELHQLLFSTSNGAILRLG
- the srb6 gene encoding mediator complex subunit Med22, yielding MSSDSFQRQLVQRTNTLNSSIDNATLTILSRFQDILDIAINEGKDKYTVAPEVYQIECHTVSMVRAVEQLLDVSRQIKSYWLTNSLSTSFPTVDYSEPDLEKVKRTLTKLQNHLLEVSLIEPEASETTEAPTVSDT
- a CDS encoding splicing protein (splicing protein, human NSRP1 ortholog) — encoded protein: MSGTGFRYGLNVMKKKKPNESSNRITFTEDDSSSSEQEHAPIPNSFSSQITAASDASKDDNYDASIYGFDEFYDSMKSAEREQMELKRLESKDRRPKYMENLIESAKKRKRDLLLARERALLKKNELEGDDATEKFVTSSYKKHREEVQKAIEDRKEEDEKSITDTTTGMKDFYASMLDRQEKIHQAAVEGVQNSKKTGAEIGDAMKGQDTLGSDNLILEAKKKGLKLELNDNNEIVDQRQILTAGLNIRKSSANNSMRDDKKRNHKSSYKRSLSPSTRYHQDRPDKRHGTYSLEEIDKQRKEFENRQRLQKEKEFQKSREAALKIHASRNTTETQVQSARERYLQRKKKAATNP
- the cam2 gene encoding myosin I light chain Cam2, which produces MPASKEQTDEMKEAFVLYDIDKDGLIPTSHVGSVLRSLGINVTDAELAKLSNELGDAIDEKKFMSFVSNKLRETESEEEYIKAFRVFDKDNSGYIETAKFADYMKTLGEKLSDNEVQLMVQEADPTNSGSFDYYDFVQRIMAK
- a CDS encoding Schizosaccharomyces specific protein, encoding MKIDKAIFTNQFGVPLPSDNPYVALHDFVYDLEVAIPEDEFEAFKEQLANPRNSCIEVRESISKKDSIFQTYEMLQELKDGQSSLREDLNHLSHGQNVLKKNMVYLNGTFECISNVIRANNQILMLEFGKSNRINELKVSAQRSEEILNYKSAKQMNSNLSTIYRVLPLIKIFLMNIRNCLN
- the cbf5 gene encoding pseudouridylate synthase Cbf5 — translated: MTDTHPGVDFMIKPEATSASKIDTAEWPLLLKNFDKLLVRTGHYTPIPCGNNPLKRPIAEYVSSGVINLDKPANPSSHEVVAWVKKILRVEKTGHSGTLDPKVTGCLIICNDRATRLVKSQQSAGKEYVCVLRLHDSVEGERNVASAIETLTGALFQRPPLISAVKRQLRIRSIYESKLIEFDNERNLAVFWASCEAGTYMRTLCVHLGLLLGVGGHMQELRRVRSGCLSENDDIVTMHDVLDAQWIYDNTRDESYLRRVIRPLESLLVGYKRIVVKDSAVNAICYGAKLMIPGLLRYEAGIEVNEEIVLITTKGEAIAVGIAQMSTVELSTCDHGVVAKVKRCIMERDVYPRRWGLGPQSMKKKTLKKEGKLDKYGRPNENTPADWSKSYIDYSDPNAEVAKPAPVVAPAAPTVEAEVNGVEDSKKRKSVESSEKDEDEAAKKEEKRRKKEAKKEKKEKKEKKEKKEKKKKSE
- the mrps9 gene encoding putative mitochondrial ribosomal protein subunit Mrps9: MFRSLAKLRCFASSLGLSSHKNIKSVPLIRNIHYIPDNPSYFTQNARFNEIYLHLENILKFAPKIIAAEEDVPKVKWKTLEQYQKEFSDPKTTKVGYRKITRLLNELNEIVPEYRTEAVQKALEKFIRPDIVVKTTLKSQMLDENGMSITKGKRKSSKATVKMLPGTGKFYVNGSPFDVYFQRMVHRKHAVYPLAACNRLTNYNVWATVHGGGPTGQSGAVHAAISKSLILQEPSLKQVIKDTHCVLNDKRKVERKKTGQPKARKKYTWVKR